Proteins from a single region of Manis javanica isolate MJ-LG chromosome 5, MJ_LKY, whole genome shotgun sequence:
- the RSPO4 gene encoding R-spondin-4 isoform X1 produces MRAPLCLLLLVAHAVDTLPVNRRKKQVGTGLGGNCTGCVICSEENGCSTCQQRLFLFIHREGIRQYGKCVHDCPQGYFGIRGQEVNRCKKCGATCESCFSQDFCIQCKRRFYLYKGKCLPTCPPGTAAQPSTRECQEECELGPWGSWSPCMHNGKTCGSAWGLETRVREAGRAGWEEAANCQVVSESRKCPIRRLCSGGERQARLAGLQWAAPMGDSRWPWDTAPTISTSKAAWQSTIGHNFHGLSIAVPGVFSKDFLKFLKFFLAGVSPRYTGRLSLSFTLVVFDPFRPTTSLLTRVLNTSLLL; encoded by the exons TGGGCACTGGTCTGGGAGGCAACTGCACAGGCTGCGTCATCTGCTCAGAGGAGAACGGCTGCTCCACCTGCCAGCAGAGGCTCTTCCTGTTCATCCACCGGGAAGGTATCCGCCAGTACGGCAAGTGTGTGCATGACTGTCCCCAGGGCTACTTCGGCATCCGCGGCCAGGAGGTCAACAGGTGCAAAA AATGTGGGGCCACATGTGAGAGCTGCTTCAGCCAGGACTTCTGCATCCAGTGCAAGAGGCGGTTTTACCTGTACAAGGGAAAGTGTCTGCCTACCTGCCCACCAGGCACCGCGGCCCAGCCAAGCACACGGGAGTGCCAGG AGGAGTGTGAGCTGGGCCCCTGGGGCAGCTGGAGCCCCTGCATGCACAACGGGAAGACCTGCGGCTCGGCTTGGGGCTTGGAGACCCGAGTGCGGGAAGCCGGCCGGGCcgggtgggaggaggcagcaaacTGCCAGGTGGTGTCCGAATCAAGGAAATGTCCCATTCGGAGGCTCTGCTCAGGAGGTGAGCGCCAGGCCAGGCTCGCAGGGCTGCAGTGGGCAGCGCCCATGGGTGACTCCAGGTGGCCCTGGGACACTGCCCCCACAATTAGCACCAGTAAGGCTGCCTGGCAGTCCACCATTGGCCATAACTTCCATGGGTTAAGCATTGCTGTTCCTGGTGTCTTTTCAAAGGACTTtctgaaatttttgaaatttttcctcGCTGGGGTCAGTCCCAGATACACAGGAAGACTGAGCTTGTCCTTTACATTGGTTGTTTTTGACCCTTTCAGACCAACCACCTCCCTTCTAACAAGGGTTTTGAACACTTCTTTGCTACTCTGA